The Saccharomonospora cyanea NA-134 genome includes a region encoding these proteins:
- the ettA gene encoding energy-dependent translational throttle protein EttA, producing the protein MAEFIYTMKKVRKTVGDKVILDDVSTAFYPGAKIGVVGPNGAGKSTVLKIMAGLDQPSNGEAFLQPGASVGILQQEPPLNEEKTVRGNVEEGLGDIKVKLDRFNEIAELLATDYSDELMEEMGKLQEELDHADAWELDSQLEQAMDALRCPPGDEPVTHLSGGERRRVALCKLLLSKPDLLLLDEPTNHLDAESVLWLEQFLANYPGAVLAVTHDRYFLDNVAQWIMELDRGRVEGYEGNYSTYLQKKRERLEVQGKKDAKLAKRLSKELEWVRSNAKARQTKSRSRLERYEQMAAEAEKTRKLDFEEIQIPPGPRLGNVVVEVENLRKGFDDRLLIDDLSFTLPRNGIVGVIGPNGVGKTTLFKTIVGLEQPDSGEVRIGETVKLSYVDQQRAGIDPNKTVWQVVSDELDYIHVGQTEMPSRAYVSAFGFKGPDQQKPAGVLSGGERNRLNLALTLKQGGNLILLDEPTNDLDVETLGSLENALEQFPGCAVVISHDRWFLDRVATHILAWEGTEENPAKWFWFEGNFEGYEKNKVERLGAEAARPHRVTHRKLTRD; encoded by the coding sequence ATGGCCGAGTTCATCTACACCATGAAGAAGGTGCGCAAGACCGTCGGGGACAAGGTCATCCTCGACGACGTCAGCACCGCGTTCTACCCCGGCGCCAAGATCGGCGTGGTGGGGCCGAACGGTGCGGGTAAGTCCACCGTTCTGAAGATCATGGCTGGGCTCGACCAACCGAGCAACGGCGAGGCGTTCCTCCAGCCCGGTGCGAGCGTGGGCATCCTGCAGCAGGAGCCGCCGCTCAACGAGGAGAAGACGGTGCGCGGCAACGTCGAGGAGGGCCTCGGCGACATCAAGGTGAAGCTCGACCGGTTCAACGAGATCGCCGAGCTGCTCGCCACCGACTACAGCGACGAGCTGATGGAGGAGATGGGCAAGCTGCAGGAGGAGCTCGACCACGCCGACGCGTGGGAGCTCGACTCGCAGCTGGAGCAGGCGATGGACGCGCTGCGTTGCCCGCCGGGCGACGAGCCGGTGACCCACCTCTCCGGTGGTGAGCGGCGCCGGGTTGCGCTGTGCAAGCTCCTGCTGTCGAAGCCGGACCTGCTGCTGCTCGACGAGCCCACCAACCACCTCGACGCGGAGAGCGTCCTGTGGCTGGAGCAGTTCCTGGCGAACTACCCCGGCGCGGTCCTCGCCGTCACGCACGACCGGTACTTCCTCGACAACGTCGCCCAGTGGATCATGGAGCTGGACCGGGGCCGGGTCGAGGGCTACGAGGGCAACTACTCCACCTACCTGCAGAAGAAGCGGGAACGGCTGGAGGTCCAGGGCAAGAAGGACGCCAAGCTCGCGAAGCGGCTGTCGAAGGAACTCGAGTGGGTCCGCTCGAACGCGAAGGCCAGGCAGACCAAGTCCCGGTCACGGCTCGAACGCTACGAGCAGATGGCCGCGGAGGCGGAGAAGACCCGCAAGCTGGACTTCGAGGAGATCCAGATCCCGCCGGGTCCGAGGCTGGGCAACGTCGTCGTGGAGGTCGAGAACCTCAGGAAGGGCTTCGACGACCGCCTGCTGATCGACGACCTTTCGTTCACGCTGCCGCGTAACGGCATCGTCGGGGTCATCGGCCCCAACGGTGTCGGCAAGACGACGCTGTTCAAGACGATCGTGGGGCTGGAGCAGCCGGACTCGGGCGAGGTGCGGATCGGCGAGACCGTCAAGCTCTCCTACGTGGACCAGCAGCGCGCGGGCATCGACCCGAACAAGACGGTGTGGCAGGTGGTGTCCGACGAGCTGGACTACATCCACGTCGGGCAGACCGAGATGCCGTCGCGCGCGTACGTGAGCGCGTTCGGTTTCAAGGGGCCGGACCAGCAGAAGCCCGCGGGCGTGCTCTCGGGCGGTGAGCGCAACCGGCTGAACCTGGCGCTGACCCTGAAGCAGGGCGGCAACCTGATCCTGCTCGACGAGCCGACCAACGACCTCGACGTCGAAACGCTCGGGTCGCTGGAGAACGCGCTGGAGCAGTTCCCCGGTTGCGCCGTGGTGATCTCGCACGACAGGTGGTTCCTCGACCGGGTCGCGACCCATATTCTCGCCTGGGAAGGTACCGAGGAGAACCCGGCGAAGTGGTTCTGGTTCGAGGGCAACTTCGAAGGTTACGAGAAGAACAAGGTCGAGCGGCTGGGTGCGGAAGCGGCCAGGCCTCACCGGGTGACGCATCGGAAACTGACCCGCGACTGA